In a genomic window of Vigna angularis cultivar LongXiaoDou No.4 chromosome 6, ASM1680809v1, whole genome shotgun sequence:
- the LOC108342445 gene encoding tonoplast dicarboxylate transporter codes for MIGEQTPLPASDGHGAPLLPVQEATEGTQSTVSITMKSILKLQNFYVLLGPFFTLVICLFVKLEPPNSQKMLGVAAWVFTWWITQAVPLPVTSLCPLFLFPIFGIASADSVAHSYMNDLVTLILGSFILALAVERYNVHRRLALNVTLLFCTDPLNPALLLLGLCATIFLVSMWMLNVPTAVMMMSVAMGMLQRLPPMEEQSEEMRKFCKAVVLTVVYATPIGGMSTLTGTGVNLIISGMWNLFPEGKAISFNTWFFFGFPAALLILICFWCIICLLYLPKGTSRALSSYLGKVHLRRDLQDLGPTTFAEKMVMSISGLLIILWMTRRITDDIPGWGVLFHGLVGDGCVSVMVAVLLFIIPNMKREGEKLMTWNDCKKLPWNLVLLLGAGFAIADGVQSSGLADVLSGILNCLQDIPHMVIVPAVCVICSIITEFITSNAATVTLLVPLLYQIAITMHVHPLMLIIPGGIATEFAFWLPTSTPSNALGIASGHIEIKDMLKVGVPLKVAGIVVLSLLMPSLGTIVFGINNDTQQLIFF; via the exons ATGATCGGAGAACAAACTCCGTTACCTGCTTCCGATGGTCACGGGGCACCGCTTCTCCCTGTTCAGGAGGCGACGGAAGGAACACAGAGCACTGTCTCTATCACCATGAAATCAATTCTAAAACTACAAAACTTCTATGTCCTTTTGGGACCTTTCTTCACCCTTGTCATATGCCTCTTCGTGAAGCTCGAACCTCCCAATAGCCAGAAAATGCTTGGCGTGGCTGCTTGGGTGTTCACGTGGTGGATAACGCAAGCCGTACCGCTTCCGGTGACCTCCTTGTGTCCTTTGTTTCTCTTCCCCATCTTCGGAATTGCTTCAGCTGATAGCGTGGCGCACTCCTACATGAACGATCTCGTCACGCTCATTTTGGGAAGCTTCATTCTCGCTCTCGCCGTGGAACGATACAACGTTCACCGGAGACTGGCCTTGAAT GTAACTTTGCTGTTTTGTACCGATCCGCTGAATCCGGCGCTGCTATTGTTGGGGCTATGTGCGACGATATTCTTGGTGAGCATGTGGATGCTGAACGTGCCCACGGCGGTGATGATGATGTCGGTGGCGATGGGGATGTTGCAGCGGCTGCCGCCGATGGAGGAGCAGTCAGAGGAGATGAGAAAGTTCTGCAAAGCGGTGGTTTTGACGGTGGTGTACGCGACGCCGATCGGAGGGATGAGCACTTTGACGGGTACGGGTGTGAACTTGATAATATCTGGGATGTGGAATCTTTTTCCGGAGGGAAAGGCAATAAGCTTCAACACATGGTTCTTCTTCGGTTTCCCGGCGGCTCTTCTCATTCTCATTTGTTTTTGGTGCATCATCTGCCTCCTCTATCTGCCTAAAGGAACTTCTCGCGCTCTGTCTTCTTATTTGGGTAAAGTTCATCTGAGAAGAGACCTCCAAGATCTTG GTCCCACAACTTTTGCTGAGAAAATGGTGATGTCTATATCTGGG TTGCTTATAATACTATGGATGACAAGAAGAATCACCGACGACATTCCTGGGTGGGGAGTTTTATTCCATGGACTTGTTGGAGATGGATGTGTCAGT GTTATGGTGGCTGTCTTATTGTTCATAATCCCAAACATGAAGCGAGAGGGGGAGAAGCTAATGACCTGGAATGACTGCAAAAAGCTACCTTGGAACCTCGTTTTGCTTTTAGGAGCTGGTTTTGCCATAGCTGATGGCGTACAATCTAGTGGCTTAGCAGACGTTTTGTCAGGGATCTTGAATTGCTTGCAAGACATTCCACACATGGTCATTGTTCCTGCTGTTTGTGTAATATGTAGTATTATTACTGAGTTCATCACCTCGAATGCTGCTACTGTCACTCTTCTTGTCCCACTTCTTTATCAAATAGCCATAACCATGCATGTGCATCCGCTTATGCTCATCATCCCTGGAGGAATAGCAACAGAGTTTGCTTTCTGGCTTCCAACTTCAACGCCCTCAAATGCACTTGGAATCGCTAGTGGACACATAGAAATTAAAGACATGCTCAAAGTAGGTGTGCCGCTCAAAGTGGCTGGGATTGTTGTGTTGTCTCTTCTCATGCCGTCACTAG GAACTATTGTTTTTGGAATAAATAACGATACTCAACAACTGATATTCTTCTGA